A genomic region of Mycobacterium sp. Aquia_213 contains the following coding sequences:
- a CDS encoding PucR family transcriptional regulator, producing MAGADMDVQVVKIGELLNGQLDGLVAKVVTAIRAEVPFYKNTQVIPDDVLVPATANNLRFVFQALEEGTEFNTSPAVATGGTRAAAGVPLAVVMHAFRVASHVLWDVMIELAGAHPGISGQALIVATSRFWRAQDLYTDTMAGAYRQQAAQQVIDDEAERSALTEALLDGRPLGDYGLWDIAQLLRIPAHGPYLVIAATTPAVGKQALPGITAMLRSADIFSAWRLLPDLQTGIAHIPSTTARDNLLALLSRVATTRVGVSPLFDDLADTAQALRYARITLSARAKGGGYVAVFDNSVLGVAAVSAPEVNGKLAEIVLGAFNDFSGTEREVLIHTFNVWLDNGGSVPKAAAQLQCHPNTVRYRLRRIEERTGRTLAEPRQLAELCLAFEIYQHKS from the coding sequence ATGGCGGGCGCCGACATGGACGTGCAGGTCGTCAAAATTGGAGAGCTGCTCAACGGGCAGCTCGACGGGCTGGTGGCCAAGGTGGTGACCGCGATTCGCGCTGAAGTCCCGTTCTACAAGAACACCCAGGTAATCCCCGACGACGTGCTCGTACCCGCCACCGCCAACAACCTACGGTTCGTCTTCCAAGCTCTTGAAGAAGGCACCGAGTTCAACACCTCACCCGCGGTGGCCACCGGCGGGACCCGCGCCGCAGCAGGGGTGCCGCTGGCCGTGGTGATGCATGCGTTTCGGGTTGCATCGCACGTGTTGTGGGACGTGATGATCGAGCTGGCCGGAGCGCACCCGGGTATTAGCGGGCAAGCGCTGATCGTGGCGACCTCCAGGTTCTGGCGCGCCCAGGACCTCTACACCGACACGATGGCAGGCGCCTACCGCCAGCAAGCGGCACAACAGGTCATCGACGACGAAGCCGAACGCTCGGCACTGACCGAAGCGCTGCTCGATGGCCGGCCATTGGGCGACTACGGTCTCTGGGACATCGCCCAGCTGCTACGCATCCCCGCCCACGGACCGTATCTGGTGATAGCCGCAACGACCCCGGCCGTCGGCAAGCAGGCCCTGCCCGGGATCACGGCGATGCTGCGCAGCGCCGACATCTTCTCGGCGTGGCGGCTGCTGCCCGATCTGCAGACCGGTATTGCCCACATTCCCTCCACCACTGCTCGGGACAACCTGCTGGCGTTGTTGTCGCGGGTCGCGACCACTCGGGTCGGGGTCAGTCCACTGTTCGACGACCTCGCCGACACCGCCCAGGCGCTGCGATACGCGCGGATCACACTCTCGGCGCGCGCGAAAGGCGGCGGTTACGTAGCCGTATTCGACAACTCCGTCTTGGGCGTTGCCGCTGTGAGCGCACCCGAGGTGAACGGCAAGCTCGCCGAGATCGTCCTTGGAGCATTCAACGACTTCTCCGGCACCGAACGGGAGGTCCTCATTCACACCTTCAATGTCTGGCTCGACAATGGCGGATCAGTTCCCAAAGCCGCAGCCCAGTTGCAATGTCACCCCAACACCGTGCGTTACCGTCTGCGGAGAATCGAGGAACGCACCGGCCGCACACTGGCCGAGCCGCGGCAACTCGCCGAACTATGCTTGGCGTTCGAAATCTATCAACACAAGTCTTGA
- a CDS encoding CHAP domain-containing protein, giving the protein MKRSGVVAAVAVSSALSLGASMAPAPANGDPAAAIGRTIDHNPLSGDYEGYCTWGAQEQIHAHTGYYIRALTGNAETWASQAQAAGWTVVNEAQPHSIAVFSSALVGGVGHVAWVDAVNGSNITITEMNTGYGASASNGFRTSGFHEFDTRTVAQAPGMSYILIP; this is encoded by the coding sequence ATGAAGCGCAGCGGAGTGGTGGCCGCCGTCGCGGTGAGCAGCGCACTCTCACTGGGCGCGTCAATGGCGCCGGCCCCGGCCAACGGGGATCCGGCAGCGGCCATAGGCCGCACAATCGACCACAACCCGCTTAGTGGCGACTACGAGGGCTATTGCACTTGGGGCGCTCAAGAACAGATACACGCCCATACCGGCTACTACATTCGAGCGCTGACCGGAAATGCCGAAACCTGGGCTAGCCAAGCGCAAGCCGCAGGTTGGACGGTAGTGAACGAAGCGCAACCCCACTCGATCGCCGTCTTCAGCAGCGCGCTCGTCGGGGGCGTCGGACACGTCGCCTGGGTCGACGCCGTCAATGGCAGCAACATCACGATCACCGAAATGAACACCGGTTATGGGGCCAGCGCGTCAAACGGTTTCCGCACCAGCGGCTTCCACGAATTCGACACGCGCACCGTCGCCCAGGCCCCGGGGATGAGCTACATCCTGATCCCCTGA
- a CDS encoding NAD(+) synthase, whose protein sequence is MDFYNSYSQGFVRVAACTHHTSLGDPAANAASVLRLAGECHDEGVALVVFPELTLSGYSIEDIVLQDLLLDDVETALADVVAASTDLLPILVVGAPLRYRQRIYNTAVVIHRGVVLGVAPKSYLPTYREFYEHRQVAPGDDEHGIIRIGDIEAPFGPDLLFAASDFPDFVLHVEICEDMFVPIPPSAEAALGGATVLANLSGSPITIGRAEDRRLLARSASSRCLAAYIYAAAGEGESTTDLAWDGQTMIFENGVLLAESERFPKGERRSVADVDTGLLRSERLRMGTFDDNRRHHRPLTESFRRIEFRLDPPAGDIGLRRTIERFPFVPADPQRLQQDCYEAYNIQVSGLEQRLRALNYPKVVIGVSGGLDSTHALIVAAHAMDRENRPRSDILAFTLPGFATGERTKRNAIELGRALGVTFAEIDIRDTAELMLKEMDHPFSRGEKAYDVTFENVQAGLRTDYLFRLANQRGGIVLGTGDLSELGLGWSTYGVGDQMSHYNVNAGVPKTLIQHLIRWVIASGQFESDVDAVLQSVLDTEITPELIPAGAEEELQSSEAKVGPYALQDFSLFHVLRYGFRPSKIAFLAWHAWNDPEQGNWPAGFPADKRPSYQLKEIRHWLQIFVQRFYSFSQFKRSALPNGPKVSYGGALSPRGDWRAPSDMSARIWLDEIDREIPED, encoded by the coding sequence ATGGACTTTTACAACAGCTACAGCCAGGGTTTTGTCCGGGTCGCCGCGTGCACGCACCACACCTCGCTGGGCGACCCGGCGGCCAATGCTGCCTCGGTGTTGAGGTTGGCCGGTGAGTGCCACGACGAGGGTGTCGCCCTGGTCGTCTTTCCGGAATTGACGCTGTCCGGCTACTCGATCGAGGACATCGTCCTGCAAGACCTCTTGCTCGACGACGTCGAAACCGCCCTCGCGGATGTCGTCGCCGCATCGACCGATCTGCTGCCCATCCTGGTGGTCGGCGCGCCGCTGCGCTACCGGCAGCGCATCTACAACACCGCGGTCGTCATTCACCGCGGCGTGGTGCTCGGGGTGGCGCCCAAGTCGTATCTGCCCACGTATCGCGAGTTCTACGAGCACCGCCAAGTCGCCCCCGGTGACGACGAGCACGGCATCATCCGCATCGGCGACATCGAGGCGCCGTTTGGTCCGGATCTGCTGTTCGCGGCCTCCGATTTTCCCGATTTCGTGCTGCACGTCGAAATCTGCGAGGACATGTTCGTGCCGATTCCGCCGAGCGCGGAAGCGGCGCTGGGCGGTGCGACGGTGCTGGCGAACCTGTCCGGCAGCCCGATCACGATCGGGCGGGCCGAGGATCGTCGGCTGCTGGCCCGCTCGGCATCGTCACGATGCCTGGCCGCCTACATCTATGCCGCCGCGGGGGAGGGCGAGTCGACCACCGACCTGGCGTGGGACGGGCAGACCATGATCTTCGAAAACGGTGTGCTGCTGGCCGAATCCGAGCGCTTCCCCAAGGGGGAGCGCCGTTCGGTGGCCGACGTCGACACGGGGTTGCTGCGTTCGGAGCGGCTGCGGATGGGTACCTTCGACGACAACCGGCGCCATCACCGGCCGTTGACGGAGTCGTTCCGGCGCATCGAGTTTCGGCTTGATCCGCCTGCCGGCGACATCGGACTACGGCGGACGATCGAGCGTTTTCCGTTCGTCCCCGCCGATCCACAACGGCTGCAACAGGATTGCTACGAGGCCTATAACATCCAGGTGTCCGGGCTCGAACAGCGATTGCGTGCGCTGAACTATCCCAAGGTCGTCATCGGGGTGTCCGGTGGGCTGGACTCGACGCACGCGCTGATCGTCGCCGCGCACGCGATGGACCGCGAGAACCGGCCGCGCAGCGACATTCTGGCGTTCACTTTGCCGGGCTTTGCGACGGGCGAACGCACCAAACGCAACGCGATCGAGCTGGGCCGCGCGCTCGGGGTGACCTTCGCCGAGATCGACATCCGCGACACCGCGGAGCTGATGCTCAAGGAGATGGATCACCCGTTCTCCCGCGGCGAGAAGGCCTACGACGTCACCTTCGAGAACGTCCAGGCCGGCCTGCGCACCGATTACCTGTTCCGGCTGGCCAATCAGCGCGGCGGCATCGTGCTGGGTACCGGCGATCTCTCCGAGCTGGGCCTGGGATGGTCGACATACGGTGTCGGCGACCAGATGTCGCACTACAACGTCAACGCGGGCGTGCCCAAGACGCTGATTCAGCACCTGATCCGCTGGGTCATCGCGTCGGGGCAGTTCGAGTCCGACGTCGACGCGGTGCTGCAGTCGGTGCTCGACACCGAGATCACTCCCGAACTCATTCCCGCCGGTGCGGAAGAGGAGCTGCAGAGCAGCGAGGCCAAGGTCGGACCCTATGCTCTGCAGGACTTTTCGCTGTTCCACGTGCTGCGCTACGGATTCCGGCCGTCGAAGATCGCGTTCCTGGCCTGGCATGCGTGGAACGACCCCGAGCAGGGCAACTGGCCGGCCGGATTCCCCGCGGACAAGCGGCCGTCGTATCAGCTGAAGGAGATCCGGCACTGGTTGCAGATCTTCGTGCAGCGGTTCTACTCGTTCAGTCAGTTCAAACGCTCGGCATTGCCCAACGGCCCGAAGGTGTCCTACGGCGGCGCGCTGTCGCCGCGCGGCGACTGGCGCGCCCCGTCGGACATGTCCGCGCGCATCTGGCTCGACGAGATCGACCGCGAGATACCCGAGGACTGA
- a CDS encoding YbhB/YbcL family Raf kinase inhibitor-like protein: MALLGRLLRGVRAGAQRGPLSGADFDAPESITVTSAAFADGAAMPSSSAGKGVGDNTSPHLRWEGVPPQTRQTVLIIDDVDVPLPRPLLHTVAVIEPTVDHVAAGALRPSTPGIRFIRADLGHRGYAGPRPIPGHGPHRYRFHVFAIDTPVPEDVATAKALLAAMAGHVLARGTLTGTYER, encoded by the coding sequence ATGGCGCTGCTGGGCAGGCTGCTGCGCGGCGTCCGCGCCGGTGCACAGCGAGGCCCGTTGTCCGGTGCTGACTTTGATGCGCCCGAATCCATCACGGTCACCAGCGCGGCGTTCGCCGACGGCGCCGCGATGCCGTCCTCGAGTGCGGGAAAAGGTGTGGGTGACAACACCTCGCCGCACCTGCGCTGGGAAGGGGTGCCACCGCAGACCCGGCAGACGGTCCTGATCATCGACGACGTCGACGTTCCGCTCCCCCGTCCGCTGCTGCACACGGTCGCGGTGATCGAACCGACGGTGGACCACGTGGCGGCGGGCGCGTTGCGGCCCAGCACACCGGGGATACGGTTTATCCGTGCGGATCTGGGGCATCGCGGCTATGCCGGCCCGCGACCGATCCCCGGGCACGGACCGCACCGCTACCGCTTCCACGTGTTCGCGATCGATACGCCGGTCCCGGAAGACGTCGCCACCGCAAAGGCTCTGCTGGCCGCCATGGCCGGACACGTGCTCGCCCGCGGCACACTGACCGGTACCTACGAGCGCTAG
- a CDS encoding 3-isopropylmalate dehydratase, translating into MTVCFSGKVWAFGDNLNTDAMYPAFAMKMDPPEAAKHIFYEVRPGWTDQVSPGDIVLAGKNFGLGSSRPVASLFTELGVAGLVAEEFNSLFFRNAVNAGLPAITVPNATTIFSEGDTGTFNLTEGGWRNDSTGESGTVPRLPDLILEIIESGGVMPRLAAQGYLPAELGDLLRSSAVAMRGAGSGA; encoded by the coding sequence ATGACGGTGTGCTTCTCCGGCAAGGTCTGGGCGTTCGGTGACAACCTCAATACCGACGCCATGTACCCCGCCTTCGCGATGAAAATGGATCCGCCCGAAGCGGCCAAACATATCTTCTACGAGGTCCGACCGGGCTGGACCGATCAGGTTTCACCGGGCGATATCGTGCTGGCCGGCAAGAACTTCGGACTCGGTTCGTCGCGGCCGGTTGCTTCCCTTTTCACTGAACTGGGCGTCGCCGGGCTCGTCGCCGAGGAATTCAATTCGCTGTTTTTCCGCAACGCCGTGAACGCCGGGCTGCCGGCGATCACCGTGCCCAACGCCACCACAATATTCAGTGAGGGCGATACCGGAACCTTCAACCTGACCGAGGGCGGCTGGCGCAATGACAGCACCGGAGAGTCGGGGACGGTTCCTCGGCTGCCCGACCTGATTCTCGAGATCATCGAAAGCGGTGGCGTCATGCCCCGGCTCGCGGCGCAGGGATATCTGCCCGCCGAGCTCGGCGACCTGTTGCGCTCCAGCGCGGTCGCCATGCGCGGCGCGGGAAGCGGCGCCTGA
- a CDS encoding 3-isopropylmalate dehydratase large subunit yields MGMTIIEKIFARKAGLNSVSPGDTVVVDVDMTVLIDLQFATMWIQPNRIHDPDKLAVVMDHAVPAPTIKDAAGGPHARKFVADFGIERFYDVGRHGICHQVIAENGLARPGEVLACTDSHTCAAGAYNTAARGLGPAEIYSIMCTGTTWFQVAPTVRYQLDGVKPNSVSGKDIFLHIANEYGDAANLNLEFGGPGLAGIPMHDRRTIATQGAEVSADFSTFDADDVLARFLDDAGVTGYDSAAPDPDATYHDVRHIDLSALEPYVARPGTVSRNGLPVSQLGRQKVDQAFIGSCANGQLEDLEIAARVLRGKTVAPGVRLLVTPASQAVYRQAMRLGYLQDIADAGGVVTNSTCGACFGYHMGVIGPGEVCITSSTRNFTGRMGSTEAEIFMASPATVAASAITGYITDPRSVAA; encoded by the coding sequence ATGGGCATGACGATCATCGAAAAGATCTTTGCCCGCAAAGCCGGACTGAACTCCGTGTCGCCCGGCGACACCGTCGTCGTGGACGTCGATATGACCGTGCTGATCGATCTGCAATTCGCCACCATGTGGATCCAACCCAACCGGATTCACGACCCCGACAAGCTGGCGGTCGTCATGGACCACGCAGTGCCCGCACCGACCATCAAGGATGCCGCCGGCGGCCCGCATGCCCGCAAGTTCGTGGCCGACTTCGGCATCGAACGCTTCTACGATGTCGGCCGGCACGGCATCTGCCATCAGGTCATCGCCGAGAACGGCCTGGCCCGACCGGGGGAAGTCTTGGCCTGCACCGACTCTCACACCTGCGCCGCCGGCGCCTACAACACCGCCGCCCGTGGACTGGGCCCCGCCGAGATCTACTCGATCATGTGCACCGGCACCACCTGGTTCCAGGTCGCGCCGACGGTCCGCTACCAGCTCGACGGCGTCAAGCCAAACTCGGTGAGCGGCAAGGACATCTTCTTGCACATCGCCAACGAGTACGGTGACGCCGCCAATCTGAACCTGGAATTCGGCGGCCCGGGCCTGGCCGGCATCCCGATGCACGACCGGCGCACCATCGCGACTCAGGGCGCCGAGGTGTCGGCCGATTTCAGCACCTTCGACGCCGACGACGTGCTGGCCCGATTCCTCGACGACGCCGGCGTCACCGGATACGACTCGGCGGCACCGGATCCCGACGCCACGTATCACGACGTGCGGCACATCGACCTGTCCGCCCTGGAACCCTACGTGGCGCGGCCGGGCACGGTCAGCCGCAACGGGCTGCCCGTCTCGCAGTTGGGCAGACAGAAGGTGGACCAGGCGTTCATCGGGTCGTGCGCGAACGGTCAACTCGAGGACCTCGAGATCGCCGCACGGGTGTTGCGCGGCAAGACCGTTGCCCCGGGGGTGCGGTTGCTCGTGACGCCGGCCTCGCAGGCGGTGTACCGACAAGCCATGCGGTTGGGCTATTTGCAGGACATCGCCGATGCGGGTGGCGTCGTCACCAATTCGACGTGCGGCGCGTGTTTCGGCTACCACATGGGGGTCATCGGGCCCGGCGAGGTGTGCATCACGTCCAGCACGCGCAACTTCACCGGACGGATGGGCAGTACCGAGGCGGAGATCTTCATGGCCTCACCGGCGACCGTTGCCGCGTCGGCGATCACCGGGTACATCACCGACCCAAGGAGTGTGGCGGCATGA
- a CDS encoding isocitrate lyase/PEP mutase family protein, whose translation MTSTPARQRLRELLDERELIVAPGVFDGISAQLTKRTGHVAAYMTGAGVAASGFGLPDIGLVTATEMADRVRMIAGALGDIPLIADADTGYGAPMNVVRTVRSYEAAGVAAIQLEDQVFPKRCGHLPDKQVVDAAVFEQTLAAALDARSDDGLLVVARTDARAPLGLDAAIERANRYAEAGADIIFVEAPQDEQEVERIAREVDAPLLINLVLGGLTPLESASRLQELGYAIAIHPSNLLMQATFGMLQSLCQLNGSDVATHLPTGPADFFNLVGMSEWLELDTRYAAKDASWA comes from the coding sequence ATGACCAGCACACCGGCCCGGCAACGGCTGCGAGAGCTGTTGGACGAGCGCGAACTCATCGTCGCGCCAGGGGTTTTCGACGGCATCTCCGCACAGCTGACCAAACGCACCGGGCACGTCGCGGCGTATATGACCGGCGCGGGTGTCGCCGCTTCGGGGTTCGGCCTGCCCGACATCGGGTTGGTCACCGCGACCGAAATGGCCGACCGGGTCCGGATGATCGCCGGCGCGTTGGGCGATATCCCGTTGATCGCCGACGCCGACACCGGCTACGGCGCACCGATGAACGTGGTACGCACCGTGCGCTCTTACGAGGCGGCGGGAGTGGCCGCAATCCAGTTGGAAGACCAGGTGTTTCCCAAGCGCTGCGGCCATCTACCCGACAAGCAGGTCGTCGACGCCGCGGTGTTCGAACAGACGCTCGCGGCCGCGCTGGACGCCAGGTCCGACGACGGCCTCCTCGTCGTGGCCCGCACCGACGCCCGCGCCCCGCTCGGGCTGGACGCGGCGATCGAGCGAGCGAATCGTTATGCCGAAGCGGGGGCGGACATCATCTTCGTCGAGGCGCCGCAGGACGAGCAGGAGGTCGAGCGCATCGCGCGCGAGGTCGACGCTCCCCTGCTGATCAATCTGGTGCTGGGCGGGCTGACGCCGCTGGAATCGGCGTCGCGACTACAGGAGTTGGGTTACGCGATCGCGATCCACCCCAGCAACCTGCTGATGCAAGCGACATTCGGTATGCTGCAAAGCCTTTGCCAGCTCAACGGCAGCGACGTTGCAACCCATCTGCCCACCGGCCCCGCCGACTTCTTCAATCTGGTCGGCATGTCCGAGTGGCTCGAGCTCGACACTAGGTACGCAGCTAAGGACGCCTCATGGGCATGA